One stretch of Sulfuricystis multivorans DNA includes these proteins:
- the glcE gene encoding glycolate oxidase subunit GlcE: MNDLSQRFIEHVKSATAPLCIRGAGSKDWYGNAPRGEVLEVRAHRGIVAYEPSELVITARAGTPLAEIEAVLAQKGQCLPFEPPRFSADSTIGGVVAAGLSGPRRVSAGSLRDYLLGVKLIDGQGHELVFGGQVMKNVAGYDVARLMAGSLGTLGLLLEVSLKVMPRPVAVATVRFALSQAEALERLNRWAAQPLPIVASAWHESVLTLKLAGARAAVEAACAKLGADDTADDGFWDDLRDQRLPFFAAETLWRLSVPPTTPPLDLPGESLIEWRGGLRWLKTDLPAEMIRAAAATVGGHATLWRAPPELKERIGAFAPLPAPLLTLHKNLKAAFDPRGIFNPGRLYPEL; this comes from the coding sequence ATGAACGATCTGAGCCAACGATTCATCGAGCACGTGAAGAGCGCCACGGCCCCGCTTTGCATCCGCGGCGCTGGCAGCAAGGACTGGTATGGCAACGCGCCGCGCGGCGAAGTGCTCGAGGTGCGCGCTCATCGCGGCATCGTCGCCTATGAGCCGAGCGAGCTGGTGATCACTGCGCGCGCGGGCACGCCGCTTGCCGAAATCGAGGCCGTGCTCGCGCAGAAAGGCCAATGCCTGCCCTTCGAGCCACCGCGTTTTTCCGCCGATTCGACCATCGGCGGCGTCGTCGCGGCGGGGCTTTCCGGACCGCGGCGGGTGAGCGCCGGCAGTCTGCGCGATTATCTGCTCGGTGTGAAGCTGATCGACGGCCAGGGGCATGAACTGGTCTTCGGCGGCCAGGTGATGAAGAACGTCGCCGGCTACGACGTCGCGCGCCTGATGGCTGGCAGCCTCGGTACGCTGGGGCTGTTGCTCGAGGTGTCGCTGAAGGTGATGCCGCGGCCGGTCGCCGTCGCGACCGTGAGGTTTGCCCTCTCACAGGCCGAGGCGCTCGAACGGTTGAACCGTTGGGCGGCGCAACCCTTGCCGATCGTCGCCAGCGCCTGGCATGAAAGTGTGCTGACGCTCAAGCTCGCCGGTGCGCGCGCGGCGGTCGAGGCGGCATGCGCAAAACTCGGCGCTGATGACACGGCAGATGATGGTTTCTGGGACGACTTGCGCGACCAGCGGCTGCCGTTCTTTGCCGCCGAGACGCTCTGGCGGCTCTCCGTGCCGCCGACCACGCCGCCGCTCGATCTTCCGGGCGAGTCGCTGATCGAATGGCGCGGCGGCCTGCGCTGGCTGAAAACCGATCTGCCGGCGGAAATGATCCGCGCCGCGGCGGCTACCGTCGGCGGCCACGCGACATTGTGGCGCGCGCCGCCCGAACTCAAAGAGCGCATCGGCGCCTTCGCGCCGCTGCCTGCGCCGCTGCTGACATTGCACAAGAACCTCAAGGCCGCCTTCGACCCGCGCGGCATCTTCAATCCCGGCCGCCTCTATCCGGAGCTCTGA
- the pntB gene encoding Re/Si-specific NAD(P)(+) transhydrogenase subunit beta has protein sequence MSANLSAVAYLGATILFILSLGGLSNPETARRGNLYGITGMAIAVLATVFGPRVTLAGLPWIVAAMVVGGSIGLYAAKIVKMTQMPELVALMHSLVGLAACLVGFASYIDTSQPLAGAEKLIHELEIYVGIYIGAVTFSGSLVAFAKLSGKISGKPLLLPGRHALNLVLALMVIYFGYAFLHADSIAAGMTPLIVMTVIGLLFGIHMVMAIGGADMPVVVSMLNSYSGWAAAATGFMLSNDLLIVVGALVGSSGAILSYIMCRAMNRNFLSVIAGGFGTGEGQKIGAGEAAPAGEVNPITAAETAELLKEAKNVIIVPGYGMAVAQAQHTVSEIVRLLREKGVNVRFGIHPVAGRMPGHMNVLLAEAKVPYDIVLEMDEINPDFPDTDVALVIGANDIVNPAAQEVPGSPIAGMPVLEVWKAKTSIVMKRSMASGYAGVDNPLFYKENNRMLFGDAKKTLDEVLAALKG, from the coding sequence ATGAGCGCAAATCTTTCCGCCGTCGCCTATCTGGGCGCCACCATCCTGTTCATCCTCAGTCTCGGAGGGCTGTCGAACCCGGAAACCGCGCGGCGCGGCAATCTCTACGGCATCACTGGCATGGCGATCGCGGTGCTCGCCACCGTTTTCGGCCCGCGCGTGACGCTCGCCGGGCTGCCCTGGATCGTCGCAGCGATGGTCGTTGGCGGCTCGATCGGCCTCTACGCGGCGAAGATCGTCAAGATGACGCAGATGCCGGAGCTGGTTGCGTTGATGCACAGCCTGGTGGGCCTGGCCGCCTGTCTGGTGGGTTTTGCCAGCTACATCGACACCTCGCAGCCGCTCGCCGGCGCCGAAAAGCTGATCCATGAGCTGGAAATCTATGTCGGTATCTACATCGGCGCGGTGACCTTCTCCGGCTCGCTCGTCGCCTTCGCCAAGCTCTCCGGCAAGATTTCCGGCAAGCCGCTGCTGCTGCCGGGCCGCCATGCGCTCAATCTCGTGCTGGCGCTGATGGTGATCTACTTTGGCTATGCCTTCTTGCACGCAGACAGCATTGCCGCGGGCATGACGCCGCTGATCGTGATGACCGTGATTGGCCTCTTGTTCGGCATCCACATGGTGATGGCGATCGGCGGTGCCGACATGCCGGTGGTCGTCTCGATGCTCAACTCCTACTCGGGCTGGGCGGCGGCCGCCACCGGTTTCATGCTGTCGAATGACCTATTGATCGTCGTCGGCGCGTTGGTGGGTTCGAGCGGCGCGATCCTCTCCTACATCATGTGCCGGGCGATGAACCGCAACTTCCTCTCGGTGATCGCCGGCGGCTTCGGCACCGGGGAAGGGCAGAAAATCGGCGCTGGGGAAGCGGCACCGGCCGGTGAGGTGAATCCGATCACGGCCGCCGAGACTGCCGAGCTACTGAAAGAAGCGAAGAACGTGATCATCGTGCCTGGCTACGGCATGGCGGTGGCGCAAGCGCAGCACACCGTCTCCGAGATCGTCCGGCTACTGCGCGAGAAGGGCGTCAATGTGCGCTTCGGCATCCACCCGGTGGCCGGGCGCATGCCGGGACACATGAACGTGTTGCTGGCCGAAGCCAAGGTGCCCTACGACATCGTGCTGGAGATGGACGAGATCAACCCGGACTTTCCGGACACCGACGTCGCGCTGGTGATCGGCGCCAACGACATCGTCAATCCGGCGGCGCAGGAAGTGCCCGGCAGCCCGATCGCGGGCATGCCGGTGCTCGAAGTCTGGAAGGCGAAGACCTCGATCGTGATGAAGCGCTCGATGGCCTCCGGCTATGCCGGCGTCGACAATCCGCTGTTCTACAAGGAGAACAACCGGATGCTGTTCGGCGATGCGAAGAAGACGCTGGATGAGGTGCTGGCGGCGTTGAAAGGCTGA
- the hyi gene encoding hydroxypyruvate isomerase yields the protein MPLQFSANLSLLFQEHDFLDRFAAAARAGFAGVEFHFPYAHEKAALVEVALTANVEVVLFNLPAGDWAAGERGLACQPSRKAEFQDGVGLAIEYAEALGCTRLNCLAGIPEGDRAKAIETLIDNLAFAAAVTQRAGIRLMLEPLNTRDVPGFLIATTAQAMEVIDAVGSKNLFLQYDVYHAQRMEGELAATLERWLPKIGHIQIADNPGRHEPGSGEINFPFLFRRLEALGYAGWIGCEYRPSGATADSFSWLEPYR from the coding sequence ATGCCCCTCCAGTTTTCCGCCAATCTGTCCCTGCTGTTTCAGGAACACGACTTCCTCGACCGATTCGCGGCGGCAGCGCGCGCGGGTTTTGCTGGCGTCGAGTTCCACTTCCCTTATGCGCACGAGAAGGCCGCGCTGGTCGAAGTGGCGCTCACTGCCAACGTCGAGGTCGTGCTGTTCAATCTGCCGGCAGGTGACTGGGCGGCTGGTGAGCGCGGGCTAGCCTGCCAGCCTTCCCGCAAGGCCGAGTTCCAGGACGGCGTCGGTCTGGCGATCGAATATGCCGAGGCCCTCGGCTGCACGCGGCTCAACTGCCTGGCCGGCATTCCGGAGGGTGATCGCGCCAAGGCGATCGAAACCCTGATCGACAACCTCGCCTTCGCTGCCGCGGTGACGCAGCGCGCCGGCATCCGGCTGATGTTGGAGCCGCTCAATACCCGCGATGTGCCGGGCTTTCTGATCGCGACGACGGCCCAGGCGATGGAAGTCATCGACGCGGTAGGCAGCAAGAACCTCTTTTTGCAATACGACGTCTATCACGCACAGCGGATGGAAGGGGAGCTCGCCGCCACCCTCGAACGGTGGCTTCCGAAGATCGGCCACATCCAGATCGCCGACAATCCCGGCCGCCATGAGCCGGGCAGCGGCGAAATCAATTTTCCATTTCTCTTTCGTCGTCTGGAAGCGCTCGGCTATGCCGGCTGGATCGGCTGCGAATATCGGCCGAGCGGCGCGACTGCCGACAGTTTCTCCTGGCTGGAACCCTATCGATGA
- a CDS encoding Re/Si-specific NAD(P)(+) transhydrogenase subunit alpha, protein MPLTIGVPRETTPGEKRVATVPEVVEKLIKLGFAVAIEHDAGAAANFSDAAYQAAGAQVLPDAASLWAAADIVFKVRPPSLAEIASMKEGATLIGFIWPAQNPQLMETLAAKKATVLALDCLPRQLSRAQKMDALTSMASIAGYRAVIEAANAFGRFFAGQVTAAGKIPPAKVFIAGAGVAGLAAIGTAANLGAIVRANDTRSEVADQVKSLGGEFVKVDYEEEGAGAGGYAKEMSEGFKAAQRAMYAREVKDADIVITTALIPGKPAPKLITAEMVQTMRPGSVIVDMAAEQGGNCELTVPGEAVVRHGVTIIGYTDLPSRLSRQASTLYATNLLRLAEELCKNKDGTIDVNFDDDAIRGLTVIKNGEITWPAPPPKLPAAAPKPAPASAPKPAAAGHGAGGPMAGKTLAILFAIGAVLFGLIGAFAPASFLSHFTVFVLACFVGYMVIWNVTPSLHTPLMSVTNAISSIIAIGALIQIAPPESGLADRPDALIRGLAFVAVLLVAINMFGGFAVTRRMLAMFRK, encoded by the coding sequence ATGCCATTGACGATCGGCGTGCCCAGGGAAACCACCCCGGGTGAGAAACGCGTCGCGACGGTTCCCGAAGTCGTCGAAAAACTGATCAAGCTCGGCTTTGCCGTCGCGATCGAGCATGATGCCGGCGCGGCCGCCAATTTCAGCGATGCGGCGTACCAGGCTGCCGGGGCGCAGGTGCTTCCCGATGCGGCAAGCCTGTGGGCGGCCGCGGACATCGTTTTCAAGGTGCGCCCGCCCAGCTTGGCCGAGATCGCCTCGATGAAGGAAGGCGCGACGTTGATCGGCTTCATTTGGCCGGCGCAGAACCCGCAGCTGATGGAGACGCTTGCCGCGAAAAAAGCCACCGTGCTGGCGCTGGATTGTCTGCCGCGCCAGCTCTCCCGCGCGCAGAAGATGGATGCGCTCACCTCGATGGCCAGCATCGCCGGCTACCGCGCGGTGATCGAGGCGGCCAATGCCTTCGGCCGTTTCTTTGCCGGCCAGGTCACCGCCGCCGGCAAGATTCCGCCGGCCAAGGTGTTCATCGCCGGCGCGGGAGTGGCGGGACTGGCGGCGATCGGCACCGCGGCGAATCTCGGCGCGATCGTGCGCGCCAACGATACGCGCTCGGAAGTCGCCGACCAGGTGAAATCGCTCGGTGGCGAGTTCGTCAAGGTCGATTACGAGGAAGAGGGCGCCGGTGCCGGCGGCTATGCGAAAGAGATGTCGGAAGGCTTCAAGGCCGCGCAGCGGGCGATGTATGCGCGTGAGGTCAAGGATGCCGACATCGTCATCACCACCGCACTGATTCCGGGCAAGCCGGCGCCGAAGCTGATCACCGCCGAGATGGTGCAGACGATGCGCCCGGGCAGCGTGATCGTCGATATGGCCGCCGAGCAGGGCGGCAACTGCGAGCTGACCGTGCCCGGCGAGGCGGTGGTGCGCCACGGCGTGACGATCATCGGCTACACCGATCTGCCCTCGCGGCTTTCGCGCCAGGCCTCGACGCTGTATGCCACCAACCTGTTGCGGCTCGCCGAGGAGCTGTGCAAGAACAAGGACGGCACGATCGATGTGAATTTCGACGACGACGCGATCCGCGGCCTGACCGTGATCAAGAACGGCGAGATCACCTGGCCGGCGCCGCCGCCGAAGCTGCCTGCCGCGGCGCCGAAACCCGCCCCGGCGTCTGCGCCAAAGCCTGCGGCGGCAGGGCATGGCGCGGGAGGGCCGATGGCGGGCAAGACGCTCGCCATCCTGTTCGCGATCGGCGCCGTGCTGTTTGGGTTGATCGGAGCGTTTGCGCCGGCCTCTTTCCTGTCGCATTTCACCGTTTTCGTGCTGGCCTGCTTCGTCGGCTACATGGTGATCTGGAACGTCACACCTTCGCTGCATACGCCGTTGATGAGCGTCACCAACGCGATCTCTTCGATCATCGCGATCGGCGCGCTGATCCAAATCGCACCGCCCGAGTCCGGCTTGGCCGACCGGCCCGATGCCCTCATCCGCGGTCTGGCGTTCGTCGCCGTGCTGCTGGTGGCGATCAACATGTTCGGCGGCTTTGCCGTCACCCGCCGCATGCTGGCGATGTTCAGGAAGTGA
- a CDS encoding Hsp20/alpha crystallin family protein: MTTAIEKTQGKTTQPEASLLPPVNVIEDANGITLTADLPGVPKDKLNLLVEADTLTIEGEVALTMPEGMESLHAEVNLPRYRRVFTLSKELDSDKVGAEFTNGVLKLRIPKAAHAQPKRIEIRVE, translated from the coding sequence ATGACGACAGCCATCGAAAAGACCCAAGGCAAGACGACCCAGCCCGAGGCCAGCCTGCTGCCGCCGGTGAATGTCATCGAGGATGCGAACGGCATCACGCTGACGGCGGATCTGCCCGGCGTGCCGAAAGACAAGCTGAACCTGCTGGTGGAAGCGGATACGCTGACCATCGAAGGGGAAGTGGCGCTCACCATGCCGGAGGGCATGGAATCGCTGCACGCCGAGGTGAATCTGCCGCGTTACCGGCGGGTGTTCACGCTCTCCAAGGAGCTCGACAGCGACAAGGTCGGCGCCGAATTCACCAACGGCGTGCTGAAGCTGCGCATCCCGAAGGCGGCACACGCGCAACCGAAGCGTATCGAGATTCGCGTCGAATGA
- a CDS encoding Sfum_1244 family protein: MIPDFDRLVAAVQKNCHIADARHARGMTLCTYLLAMREFYRWEAGIAPGAPLERAAVGAWLNAREALWETLEGEDFAPLPVGDEEFAPFEVAAINHLLAAHGLVYGAGVGRFGRPHFFLGELERHEVRDGLTVLVSGREHARDLGALPAALQGDTAFVRSEALRQWLWEKAEAWMMKRSPGPMAEALAAHGFETDPHAALERMLAAELETAILHECGEHAAGRLLGAGWEERLACGSSRRAEILMRAVRDHLADSLVTLPTLLEREAWPSLLFWLANLDGMRRALWPALAGFEIAKVGAGKTALPAMIRRGAEHFEHVARRLLAVDDQAVEALSHDVAALALG, from the coding sequence ATGATCCCCGATTTCGACCGCCTCGTCGCCGCCGTGCAGAAGAACTGCCACATCGCCGACGCCCGCCATGCGCGCGGCATGACGCTGTGCACGTATCTGTTGGCGATGCGCGAGTTCTACCGCTGGGAGGCGGGCATCGCGCCGGGCGCGCCGCTCGAGCGTGCCGCGGTGGGCGCCTGGCTGAATGCCCGCGAGGCGCTCTGGGAAACGCTCGAAGGCGAGGATTTCGCTCCCCTGCCGGTCGGCGACGAGGAATTTGCCCCGTTCGAGGTCGCGGCGATCAACCATCTGCTGGCAGCGCACGGCCTCGTCTATGGCGCAGGTGTCGGCCGTTTCGGCCGGCCGCATTTCTTTCTCGGCGAGCTCGAGCGCCATGAGGTGCGCGACGGGCTGACCGTGTTGGTCAGCGGCCGCGAGCATGCGCGCGATCTGGGTGCGTTGCCCGCTGCGTTGCAGGGCGATACCGCGTTCGTGCGAAGCGAGGCGCTGCGCCAGTGGCTGTGGGAAAAGGCCGAGGCTTGGATGATGAAGCGCTCGCCCGGGCCGATGGCCGAGGCGTTGGCGGCGCATGGTTTCGAAACCGATCCCCACGCCGCGCTCGAGCGCATGCTCGCAGCCGAACTCGAAACCGCGATCCTGCATGAGTGCGGCGAGCATGCCGCCGGACGGCTGCTGGGCGCGGGCTGGGAAGAACGCCTCGCCTGCGGCAGCTCCCGCCGCGCCGAAATCCTGATGCGTGCGGTGCGCGACCACCTCGCCGACAGCCTCGTCACCCTGCCGACCTTGCTCGAACGCGAAGCCTGGCCGTCGCTGCTGTTCTGGCTCGCCAACCTCGACGGCATGCGCCGCGCGCTGTGGCCGGCGCTGGCAGGCTTCGAGATTGCGAAAGTCGGCGCTGGGAAGACGGCACTGCCGGCGATGATCCGGCGCGGCGCCGAGCATTTCGAGCATGTTGCCCGCCGGCTGCTGGCGGTGGATGATCAGGCCGTCGAAGCGTTGTCGCACGACGTGGCTGCGCTGGCTCTGGGATAA
- a CDS encoding MaoC family dehydratase: MLPGRGYNELSLGDVFESAMTLTETHVVLGAGLFGDFNPLHVNESWAKKGRFGTRIAHGYLTSNVMAAQFGMLLYGTAIAYLEHAIKFTAPVKPGDTLHVAWTVTAKEDKPKHDGGVVSFSGVCKNQDGTVVAEATAKLLVKNNG, translated from the coding sequence ATGCTGCCCGGACGTGGTTACAACGAACTGAGCCTCGGCGATGTCTTTGAGTCCGCGATGACCCTGACCGAAACGCATGTCGTCCTCGGCGCCGGGCTGTTCGGCGACTTCAATCCCCTGCACGTCAATGAAAGCTGGGCGAAGAAAGGCAGATTCGGCACCCGCATCGCGCATGGCTATCTGACCAGCAACGTGATGGCGGCGCAGTTCGGCATGCTGCTCTACGGCACGGCGATCGCCTATCTCGAACATGCGATCAAATTCACCGCGCCAGTCAAACCCGGCGATACGCTGCATGTCGCCTGGACGGTCACCGCCAAGGAAGACAAGCCGAAACACGATGGTGGCGTAGTGAGCTTTTCCGGCGTCTGCAAGAACCAGGACGGCACCGTGGTCGCCGAGGCTACTGCCAAGCTGTTGGTGAAGAACAACGGTTAA
- a CDS encoding S24 family peptidase has translation MNEIKKAFPIPVVGENETDAALDHCSGAEPFALMVLGDSMEPEFVEGEIIVVEPEGLAKDGSFVMAWLDGEWIFRQLVGGPGGWKLRPLNPKYPTASIPDLSVIKGVIIQKSKPGRRKAAKRYVD, from the coding sequence ATGAACGAAATCAAGAAAGCCTTCCCGATTCCCGTCGTCGGGGAGAACGAAACCGATGCCGCGCTCGACCATTGTAGCGGCGCGGAACCCTTCGCGCTGATGGTGCTCGGCGACAGCATGGAGCCGGAATTCGTCGAGGGCGAGATCATCGTCGTCGAGCCCGAGGGGCTGGCGAAGGACGGCTCCTTCGTGATGGCCTGGCTCGATGGCGAATGGATCTTCCGCCAGCTCGTCGGCGGCCCCGGGGGCTGGAAATTGCGCCCCTTGAACCCCAAGTATCCGACGGCGAGCATCCCCGACCTTTCGGTCATCAAGGGGGTGATCATCCAGAAATCCAAGCCCGGCCGCAGAAAAGCGGCAAAACGTTACGTCGATTGA
- a CDS encoding FAD-linked oxidase C-terminal domain-containing protein, translating to MSHSPSSADVPEVPAEALEALLHELAAFLPPAALITHPEELKPYECDGLTAYRQMPWLVTLPETEEQVVAILKACHRHRVPVVARGAGTGLSGGATPVAGGVILSLAKFMHILAVDPQACTARVQPGVRNLAISEAAAPYGLYYAPDPSSQIACTIGGNVAENSGGVHCLKYGLTVHNILRLRIALIDGTIVEIGSEAFDSPGYDLLALLIGSEGMLAVVLEVTVKLTPKPQLARVVMASFDDLTQAGNAVADIIAAGIIPAGLEMMDKPATAAVEDFVHAGYDLSAEAILLAESDGTPEEVEEEIAAMKTVLEKAGARSLRISQNEAERLLFWAGRKAAFPAVGRLTPDYLCMDGTIPRKHLATVLTRIGELSERYGLRCANVFHAGDGNLHPLIMFDANRPGELERATAFGARILELSVDVGGTITGEHGVGIEKIGQMCVQFTPDELTAFHAVKAAFDPQGLLNPGKAVPTPRRCSEYRLTGTAR from the coding sequence ATGAGCCATTCCCCATCATCGGCCGACGTGCCCGAAGTGCCGGCCGAGGCGCTTGAAGCGCTGCTTCATGAGCTGGCGGCCTTTTTGCCGCCCGCCGCGCTGATCACCCACCCCGAAGAGCTCAAGCCCTATGAGTGTGACGGGCTCACCGCCTATCGTCAGATGCCCTGGCTGGTGACGCTGCCCGAGACCGAAGAACAGGTGGTCGCGATCCTGAAAGCCTGCCATCGCCACCGCGTGCCGGTGGTGGCGCGCGGCGCCGGCACCGGGCTTTCGGGCGGGGCAACGCCGGTCGCCGGCGGGGTGATCCTGTCGCTAGCCAAGTTCATGCACATCCTGGCGGTCGATCCGCAAGCGTGCACGGCGCGCGTGCAACCCGGGGTGAGGAATCTCGCCATCTCGGAGGCGGCCGCGCCGTATGGCCTCTATTACGCGCCGGATCCCTCCTCGCAGATCGCCTGCACGATCGGCGGCAACGTCGCCGAGAACTCCGGCGGCGTGCATTGCCTGAAATACGGCCTCACGGTGCACAACATCCTAAGGCTGCGCATCGCGCTGATCGATGGCACGATCGTCGAGATCGGCTCGGAGGCGTTCGACAGCCCTGGCTACGACCTGCTCGCACTGCTCATCGGCTCCGAGGGCATGCTCGCGGTGGTGCTGGAAGTGACGGTGAAGCTCACGCCGAAGCCGCAGCTGGCGCGCGTGGTGATGGCTTCGTTCGACGATCTCACCCAGGCGGGCAATGCGGTGGCCGACATCATCGCCGCCGGCATCATTCCCGCCGGGCTCGAGATGATGGACAAGCCGGCCACTGCGGCAGTCGAGGATTTCGTCCATGCCGGCTACGATCTTTCGGCCGAGGCGATTTTGCTCGCCGAATCCGACGGCACGCCGGAAGAAGTCGAGGAAGAGATCGCGGCGATGAAGACGGTGCTGGAGAAGGCCGGCGCGCGCAGCCTGCGCATCTCGCAGAATGAGGCCGAGCGCCTGCTGTTCTGGGCCGGCCGCAAGGCCGCCTTTCCGGCGGTGGGGCGGCTTACGCCGGATTATCTGTGCATGGATGGCACGATCCCGAGGAAGCATCTCGCCACGGTCCTGACGCGCATCGGCGAGCTCTCCGAGCGCTATGGCCTGCGCTGCGCCAACGTCTTCCATGCCGGCGATGGCAACCTGCATCCGCTCATCATGTTCGATGCCAACCGGCCGGGCGAGCTGGAACGCGCCACCGCCTTCGGCGCGCGCATCCTCGAGCTCTCGGTCGATGTCGGCGGCACGATCACCGGCGAGCATGGCGTCGGCATCGAAAAGATCGGCCAGATGTGCGTGCAGTTCACGCCCGACGAGCTCACTGCCTTCCATGCCGTGAAGGCCGCCTTCGACCCGCAGGGGTTGCTCAATCCGGGCAAGGCGGTGCCCACACCGCGGCGCTGTTCCGAATATCGGCTGACGGGGACGGCGCGATGA
- a CDS encoding PP2C family protein-serine/threonine phosphatase, with translation MPFILETCSAQHIGDRDEQQDRIGLFAHPTRKGALLAVVADGMGGHTGGALAAEQVVHSARTNFVSSALEAGEIRDILAGSINDAHAAIRLVHLTSEQEPHSTACLLIIHHGKADWAHCGDSRVYHFRSGKLIAKTWDHSHVMNLVKEGYLTEAQAREHPQKNLLISCLGDEAPPQIEFGSADPLAEGDSFLLCSDGLWAYFSDQELGQLLSELSPREAAERLIQGARERAAGRGDNVSCIVLRVKYVAEQRPVPPWRRTPPKQAE, from the coding sequence ATGCCCTTCATCCTCGAAACCTGCAGCGCGCAGCATATCGGTGACCGCGACGAGCAGCAGGACCGCATCGGCCTGTTCGCCCATCCGACCCGCAAGGGCGCTTTGCTCGCGGTGGTCGCCGACGGCATGGGCGGACATACGGGCGGCGCACTTGCAGCCGAGCAGGTGGTGCATTCCGCACGTACCAATTTCGTTAGCAGTGCGCTGGAGGCCGGCGAGATCCGCGACATCCTCGCTGGCAGCATCAACGATGCCCATGCCGCGATCCGGCTGGTGCATCTGACGAGCGAACAGGAGCCGCACAGCACCGCCTGTCTGCTGATCATCCATCATGGCAAGGCCGACTGGGCCCATTGCGGCGATTCGCGCGTCTATCATTTCCGCTCGGGCAAGCTGATCGCAAAAACCTGGGACCATTCCCATGTGATGAATCTGGTCAAAGAGGGTTATCTGACCGAGGCGCAGGCGCGCGAACATCCGCAGAAGAATCTGCTCATCTCTTGCCTCGGCGACGAGGCGCCGCCGCAAATCGAATTCGGCAGCGCCGATCCGCTCGCCGAAGGCGACAGCTTCCTGCTGTGCTCCGATGGCCTGTGGGCGTATTTTTCCGACCAGGAGCTCGGCCAACTGCTCTCGGAGCTTTCGCCGCGCGAGGCGGCCGAACGCCTGATCCAGGGCGCGCGGGAACGCGCCGCCGGACGGGGCGACAACGTCTCGTGTATCGTCCTGCGCGTCAAGTACGTTGCCGAACAACGACCGGTGCCGCCTTGGCGGCGGACACCGCCGAAGCAAGCAGAATAA
- the glcF gene encoding glycolate oxidase subunit GlcF: METHLADFIRDTAAGREAEAILRKCVHCGFCTATCPTYQLLGDELDGPRGRIYLIKQLLEGAEVTEKTRLHLDRCLTCRSCETTCPSGVRYARLLDIGRELIEARLPRQGADKLMRIALREGLPRPRLFGSALRLGQLVRPFLPSALKAKVPPIASSGPEPVVAPQSRRMVALAGCAQPSMYPNINGAAKRVLARLGIHLFEAAGAGCCGAVRLHLGDAEGARENARRNIDAWWPHLEAGAEAIVITASGCGVEVKDYGHLLQDDPAYAAKASRVGALARDIAEVVAAEKDALLKLLENSAPHLPTWGRHKMAFHAPCSLQHGLKLRGVVEALLTAAGFDLTPVADAHLCCGSAGTYSILQPELSQRLRGRKLAALLAGQPAMIASANIGCIAHLAAGTAVPIKHWIEWLDERLAG, encoded by the coding sequence ATGGAAACGCATCTGGCCGATTTCATTCGCGACACCGCGGCGGGCCGCGAAGCGGAAGCGATTCTCCGCAAGTGCGTGCATTGCGGCTTCTGCACCGCGACCTGCCCGACCTATCAGCTCCTGGGTGACGAGCTCGACGGCCCGCGCGGGCGCATCTACCTGATCAAGCAGCTGCTCGAAGGCGCCGAAGTGACGGAAAAGACGCGCCTGCATCTGGACCGCTGCCTGACCTGCCGTTCCTGCGAGACCACCTGCCCGTCGGGCGTACGCTACGCGCGTTTGCTCGATATCGGCCGCGAGCTCATCGAAGCCCGCCTGCCGCGCCAAGGGGCGGACAAGCTGATGCGCATCGCATTGCGCGAAGGGCTGCCGCGCCCAAGGCTGTTCGGCAGCGCGCTGCGCCTGGGGCAGCTGGTGCGACCCTTTTTGCCCTCCGCCTTGAAAGCCAAGGTGCCGCCGATCGCGTCGAGCGGGCCGGAGCCGGTCGTCGCGCCACAGTCCCGTCGCATGGTGGCCTTGGCCGGCTGCGCCCAGCCGTCGATGTATCCCAACATCAACGGCGCGGCAAAGCGTGTGCTGGCACGGCTCGGCATCCACCTGTTCGAAGCGGCCGGGGCCGGCTGCTGCGGCGCGGTGCGGCTCCATCTGGGGGATGCCGAAGGCGCGCGCGAAAATGCGCGGCGCAACATCGATGCCTGGTGGCCTCATCTCGAAGCCGGTGCCGAGGCCATCGTCATCACCGCCTCCGGCTGCGGCGTCGAGGTCAAGGACTATGGTCATCTGCTCCAGGACGATCCGGCCTATGCGGCGAAGGCATCCCGCGTCGGCGCGCTGGCGCGCGACATAGCCGAGGTCGTCGCCGCGGAAAAGGATGCCCTCCTGAAGCTGCTCGAAAACTCGGCGCCTCATTTGCCAACATGGGGACGGCACAAGATGGCCTTCCACGCGCCGTGCAGCCTGCAGCATGGCCTGAAACTGCGCGGCGTGGTCGAAGCGCTGCTCACCGCCGCCGGTTTCGATCTGACGCCGGTCGCCGATGCCCATCTCTGCTGCGGCTCGGCCGGCACCTATTCGATTCTGCAGCCGGAGCTCTCGCAGCGTCTGCGCGGCCGCAAGCTCGCGGCCTTGCTCGCTGGCCAGCCCGCAATGATCGCCAGCGCCAACATCGGCTGCATCGCGCATCTGGCCGCCGGCACCGCGGTGCCGATCAAGCACTGGATCGAGTGGCTCGACGAGCGCCTTGCCGGCTAA